The following coding sequences lie in one Allorhizobium pseudoryzae genomic window:
- a CDS encoding ABC transporter substrate-binding protein yields the protein MLMKTIMASTALLVLSLPASAETFRWGASRDIGSLDPYSYGDSFTLGVLNHVYEGLVRYDRNLEIEPALATSWEILSPTTWRFKLREGVKFQNGAEFTADDVQASLKRASDPKSPLKGNIPAYKGSRVIDAHTIEIDVSENYPLLLNDLTTIYIFDAGWLKDNNAEAPTDVGSGVEGFATYNANGTGPFKVESRQPDAKSVFVKFDGWWDKPQHNIDRIEFSPIASDATRVAALLAGDIDFTDKAPVQDIPRLEASPTVKLLEGTDLRTVMLGFSQRDQLISGAPNPMKDVRVRQALQLAIDLDLIQKRVMRGKSRNAGTLVAPPIPGYDAALDTPIKADPDKAKALLKEAGAEGFEFDFNCTDTLVNEEQICQAIASMWSRVGLKPKLDQAPRAVQTPKRSSGKVDVYTLGWATLPMLDTYSLTSQVLHTKEGTFGIFNWGGWSDKEFDALTEAAATELDRTKRLALEAQSLKVAKEHVLMIPLHQQPLTWATTNKVADLPLMPDNLPRLWLVKK from the coding sequence ATTCTAATGAAGACGATTATGGCCAGCACAGCGCTTCTGGTGCTGTCACTGCCTGCTTCGGCCGAGACGTTTCGCTGGGGAGCATCGCGGGATATCGGGTCGCTTGACCCTTATTCCTACGGCGACAGTTTCACGCTTGGCGTTCTCAACCACGTCTACGAAGGTTTGGTGCGCTATGACCGGAATCTGGAAATTGAACCGGCGCTGGCAACATCCTGGGAAATCCTGTCGCCAACAACCTGGCGCTTCAAGCTGCGCGAAGGCGTAAAATTCCAGAACGGTGCCGAGTTCACCGCAGACGATGTGCAGGCTTCGCTGAAGCGCGCGTCTGATCCCAAGTCGCCGTTGAAAGGCAATATTCCCGCCTACAAGGGGTCGCGCGTCATCGATGCCCATACGATCGAGATCGACGTATCGGAAAACTATCCGCTTCTGCTCAACGATCTGACGACGATCTACATTTTCGACGCGGGCTGGCTGAAGGACAATAACGCGGAGGCACCCACCGATGTCGGTTCGGGCGTCGAGGGCTTTGCCACCTACAATGCCAACGGAACCGGTCCCTTCAAGGTCGAAAGCCGTCAGCCTGACGCCAAGTCGGTCTTCGTCAAGTTCGATGGCTGGTGGGACAAGCCGCAACACAATATCGACCGGATCGAATTCTCACCGATTGCCTCTGACGCGACGCGCGTTGCTGCTCTGCTGGCCGGTGACATTGATTTCACCGACAAGGCACCGGTGCAGGATATTCCGCGTCTCGAAGCGTCGCCCACCGTCAAACTGCTTGAAGGCACGGACCTGCGCACCGTCATGCTTGGCTTTTCGCAGCGCGACCAGCTGATTTCCGGTGCGCCCAACCCGATGAAGGACGTGCGTGTGCGCCAGGCGCTGCAGCTTGCAATCGATCTGGATCTCATCCAGAAGCGTGTCATGCGCGGCAAGTCGCGCAATGCTGGAACGCTCGTTGCGCCGCCCATTCCTGGCTATGATGCAGCACTCGATACCCCGATCAAGGCAGATCCCGACAAAGCCAAGGCGCTCCTGAAGGAGGCCGGCGCCGAGGGCTTCGAATTCGATTTCAACTGTACCGACACATTGGTCAACGAGGAGCAGATCTGCCAGGCGATCGCCTCGATGTGGTCGCGTGTCGGTCTGAAACCGAAACTCGATCAGGCCCCGCGTGCGGTCCAGACGCCGAAGCGGTCGAGCGGCAAGGTGGATGTCTACACACTCGGCTGGGCGACGTTGCCCATGCTCGATACCTACAGCCTCACGTCGCAGGTCCTGCACACCAAGGAAGGGACGTTTGGGATCTTCAACTGGGGCGGATGGTCCGACAAGGAGTTCGACGCACTGACCGAAGCAGCTGCAACAGAACTCGATCGCACCAAGCGGCTTGCCCTTGAGGCGCAGTCCTTAAAGGTAGCCAAGGAGCATGTGCTGATGATCCCGCTTCACCAGCAGCCGCTCACCTGGGCAACGACCAACAAGGTCGCAGATCTGCCGCTGATGCCGGACAATCTGCCGCGCCTCTGGCTGGTGAAGAAGTAA
- a CDS encoding ABC transporter permease: protein MTLVHPGSPPQKSRLGWVARLHNSDLWWSFTHKPSAVLAAIVLAVLILSAFFAAWIVPQNPYDLAALELLNAEIPPIWHADGQWPFLLGTDLQGRDMLSAILYGSRASIIIGAASVAVSLTIGAILGLIAGYYGKWADGLLMRVGDVLLSMPTMLIAILVSAVARELLPPQLRESGAAAVIVLAISLSAWVQYARTVRALAMVERNKEYVQAARLIRVPARRIMLKHILPNTTTPLLVTATLNFGLGILIEATLSFLGVGMPLEQPSLGTLIRIGNQYLFSGLWWIVLFPAIQLCLLVVSINVLGDWLRDALNPKLH, encoded by the coding sequence ATGACACTCGTTCACCCCGGCAGTCCCCCGCAAAAGTCTCGTCTCGGGTGGGTGGCGCGCCTGCATAATTCCGATCTCTGGTGGAGCTTCACGCACAAGCCGTCTGCCGTTCTGGCAGCCATCGTGCTGGCTGTGCTCATTCTTTCCGCCTTCTTCGCGGCGTGGATCGTGCCCCAGAACCCCTATGATCTTGCGGCGCTGGAACTGCTGAATGCCGAAATACCGCCGATCTGGCATGCGGACGGCCAGTGGCCATTTCTGCTTGGCACAGACCTGCAGGGTCGCGACATGTTGTCGGCCATCCTCTATGGCTCGCGCGCGTCGATCATCATCGGGGCCGCCTCGGTCGCCGTGTCGCTCACCATCGGCGCCATTCTCGGGCTCATCGCCGGCTATTACGGCAAATGGGCCGACGGCCTGCTGATGCGGGTGGGCGACGTCCTTCTATCGATGCCGACCATGCTGATCGCCATTCTCGTCTCTGCTGTTGCCCGCGAACTGCTGCCGCCGCAACTGCGCGAAAGCGGCGCCGCAGCGGTGATCGTTCTGGCAATCTCGCTGTCTGCGTGGGTTCAATATGCCCGCACCGTCCGGGCGCTGGCGATGGTCGAGCGCAACAAGGAATATGTGCAGGCCGCCCGCCTCATTCGTGTGCCGGCTCGGCGTATCATGTTGAAGCACATCCTGCCGAACACCACGACGCCGTTGCTGGTGACGGCAACGCTCAATTTCGGGCTCGGCATTCTGATTGAGGCGACGCTCTCCTTCCTGGGTGTCGGCATGCCACTGGAGCAGCCGTCGCTCGGAACGCTGATCCGCATCGGCAATCAGTATCTGTTCTCCGGTCTGTGGTGGATCGTGCTTTTCCCCGCCATTCAGCTCTGTCTTCTCGTGGTGTCGATCAACGTGCTGGGCGATTGGCTGCGCGACGCCCTCAACCCAAAACTGCATTGA
- a CDS encoding amidohydrolase family protein codes for MSTTLFTNAKLIDGRLCDIAVAAGRITAIEPAGVSSPQAERIDIAGQLLVPGFVEGHIHLDTSFYGDTWVPHRPCTNGFDVHERVAFQADNMAKAAPMEERARKQLDLCIANGTLQMRSHVMVDGSVGLTSLETILAVRETYRELIDIQIVAFPQSGILKSPGTPDLLDAAIGLGADVVGGLDPASFDRSIDGHLDVVFGVAEKRGVSIDIHLHDAGTLGAFTIEEICDRTVALGMQGRVAVSHAYGLGDLGTDAARKIAGKIARSGVSIMTNAPGNHSFPPVALLRQEGVTVFSGSDNIRDSWWPFGDGDMLRRAEIISYRSGFYTDMDLASAFDVVTSAGAMALGLEGYGIEIGAKADFVTLDAEHVPLAVVSVPKARRVFKAGKLISQPS; via the coding sequence TTGAGCACAACCCTTTTTACCAATGCCAAGCTGATTGATGGCAGGCTTTGCGATATCGCCGTCGCGGCAGGACGCATCACGGCTATCGAGCCGGCAGGTGTCAGCTCACCACAGGCTGAGCGCATCGATATCGCCGGACAACTGCTCGTCCCCGGTTTCGTTGAGGGGCACATTCATCTCGACACAAGTTTCTACGGTGACACCTGGGTGCCGCACCGTCCCTGTACCAACGGCTTCGACGTGCACGAACGTGTTGCCTTCCAGGCCGACAATATGGCGAAGGCAGCGCCCATGGAGGAGCGCGCGCGCAAGCAACTCGATCTGTGCATCGCCAATGGAACGCTGCAGATGCGCAGCCACGTCATGGTCGATGGGTCGGTGGGGCTGACATCACTGGAGACGATCCTTGCCGTACGCGAAACCTATCGGGAGTTGATCGATATCCAGATTGTTGCGTTCCCGCAGAGCGGCATTTTGAAAAGCCCGGGAACGCCGGACCTGCTGGATGCCGCCATTGGCCTTGGTGCGGATGTGGTCGGAGGGCTCGACCCGGCAAGCTTCGATCGCAGCATCGACGGCCACCTCGATGTCGTGTTCGGAGTGGCGGAAAAGCGGGGCGTCAGCATCGATATCCACCTGCACGACGCGGGTACGCTGGGTGCTTTCACGATTGAGGAAATCTGTGACCGAACGGTCGCATTGGGCATGCAGGGACGCGTTGCCGTCAGTCACGCCTATGGTCTCGGAGACCTGGGCACGGATGCGGCGCGAAAGATTGCCGGAAAGATCGCCAGAAGCGGCGTTTCGATCATGACCAACGCCCCCGGCAATCATAGCTTTCCACCGGTCGCACTTTTGCGTCAGGAAGGGGTGACAGTGTTTTCAGGCAGTGACAACATCCGGGATTCCTGGTGGCCTTTCGGAGACGGAGACATGTTGCGCCGCGCAGAGATCATCAGCTACCGGTCCGGTTTTTATACGGATATGGACCTTGCCTCCGCTTTCGATGTTGTGACCTCTGCAGGCGCCATGGCGCTGGGGCTGGAAGGCTACGGAATAGAGATTGGCGCTAAAGCCGACTTCGTCACCCTGGACGCCGAACATGTTCCGCTTGCTGTGGTCTCCGTGCCAAAGGCCCGGCGGGTGTTTAAGGCGGGAAAACTCATCTCCCAACCTAGCTAG
- a CDS encoding GntR family transcriptional regulator, protein MSTQQSRSDAIYASLRRAILEQALKPGVKLPEDSIGDTFGVSRTSARNALLRLASDGLVEIKPNRGASVAMPTLEEADEVFALRRCLEREVIERLCKRMPKDGIDALISHVKEEERALRAASPRSIRLAGEFHILLAELTGSKLLIDFISQVVSRSSLILARFGRPHSAECGIDEHVRLIEALKELDVSTAVQIMDHHLHSVEDRAKVDDNKDGPEISEILSRYMTTSQ, encoded by the coding sequence ATGTCCACTCAGCAAAGCCGCAGCGACGCGATTTACGCATCATTGCGGCGTGCAATTCTCGAGCAGGCGCTGAAACCAGGCGTCAAACTCCCGGAAGATTCCATCGGTGACACCTTTGGTGTCAGTCGCACGAGTGCGCGCAACGCGCTGCTTCGACTGGCGTCTGACGGACTGGTCGAGATCAAGCCCAACCGCGGGGCATCGGTTGCCATGCCGACCCTGGAAGAGGCAGACGAAGTGTTCGCCCTGAGGCGCTGCCTAGAACGGGAAGTGATCGAGCGGCTGTGCAAACGCATGCCAAAAGATGGCATCGACGCCTTGATTTCACACGTGAAGGAAGAGGAGCGTGCTCTGCGGGCCGCGTCACCGCGCTCCATCCGGCTCGCAGGCGAGTTTCACATTCTTCTGGCGGAATTGACCGGCTCCAAGCTGCTGATCGACTTTATCAGTCAGGTCGTGTCGCGCTCATCGCTGATCCTTGCGCGCTTTGGCCGGCCGCATTCGGCCGAATGCGGGATCGATGAACATGTCCGATTGATCGAGGCGCTCAAGGAATTGGACGTATCAACGGCGGTGCAGATCATGGATCATCATCTGCACTCGGTTGAGGACCGCGCGAAGGTTGACGATAATAAGGACGGCCCGGAAATTTCCGAAATCCTCAGCAGATACATGACAACATCGCAGTAA
- a CDS encoding ABC transporter ATP-binding protein: MRSPDNALEIDQLTRIFDVSSPWLNRVLERKPKRYLRAVQDVTFTVGKGKCLALVGESGCGKSTVARLVTGLYAPTEGAVVFAPDRNGRPMEAQMIFQDPHASLNPRWRVGDIVAEPIREFKLRASEEETAERVAEVLQIVGLSADDARRYPHEFSGGQRQRISIARALASEPEFLVCDEPTSALDVSVQAQILNLMRRLQDELGLTYLFISHNLAVVRHMADRIAVMYLGRIVEEADTESLFSNPQHPYTRLLLATIPDVRAPNRDRALMGGEPPSPLDPPGGCAFHPRCPLASELCSREAPAVRMRADGGRVACHFADQKA, translated from the coding sequence ATGAGAAGTCCCGACAACGCGCTCGAGATCGACCAGCTGACCCGCATCTTTGACGTGTCCAGTCCGTGGCTGAACCGGGTCCTCGAACGCAAGCCGAAACGCTATCTGCGGGCGGTGCAGGACGTGACGTTTACGGTCGGCAAGGGGAAATGTCTGGCACTGGTTGGGGAGTCCGGCTGCGGAAAGTCGACGGTTGCCCGCCTTGTGACGGGTCTTTACGCCCCGACCGAGGGCGCCGTCGTGTTTGCACCGGATCGCAACGGCCGACCGATGGAAGCCCAGATGATCTTTCAGGATCCGCATGCCAGCCTCAATCCCCGCTGGCGTGTAGGGGATATCGTTGCCGAGCCGATCCGCGAGTTCAAGCTGCGCGCAAGCGAAGAGGAGACGGCAGAACGGGTTGCCGAGGTTCTGCAGATCGTTGGCCTTTCTGCCGATGATGCCAGGCGCTATCCGCATGAGTTTTCCGGTGGCCAGCGTCAGCGCATCTCAATTGCCCGCGCCCTTGCCTCCGAGCCGGAGTTTCTCGTCTGCGACGAGCCCACCTCGGCGCTTGACGTATCGGTCCAGGCCCAGATCCTCAATCTGATGCGCAGGCTGCAGGACGAGCTGGGATTGACCTATCTGTTCATCAGCCACAACCTTGCGGTTGTCCGTCACATGGCTGACCGGATTGCGGTGATGTATCTTGGCCGGATCGTCGAGGAAGCAGATACGGAATCGCTGTTTTCCAATCCGCAGCACCCCTATACGCGCCTGCTGTTGGCAACGATCCCCGACGTGCGAGCGCCAAACCGAGACCGTGCCCTGATGGGGGGAGAACCCCCAAGCCCGCTCGATCCGCCGGGGGGCTGTGCTTTTCATCCGCGTTGCCCACTGGCGAGCGAGCTTTGCAGCCGCGAAGCGCCGGCCGTGCGAATGCGCGCAGATGGCGGCCGCGTCGCCTGCCATTTTGCGGATCAGAAAGCCTGA
- a CDS encoding ABC transporter ATP-binding protein, which produces MSQPLALEVKDLSVEFPTRRGTLQALSQVSLTIARGEILGVVGESGAGKSMTGMSVLGLLEPPGRISGGEIRIAGERTDNLPENQMARVRGRVVGAIFQDPLTSLNPLFSVGQQLVETIRLHADLDRKQAQSRAIDLLEQVGIPGAKERVDHYPHQFSGGMRQRVVIALALAGNPQLIIADEPTTALDVSIQAQITALLKTLCREQGAGVMLVTHDMGVIAETADRVAVMYAGRVVEIGSVEDVVNRPMHPYTRGLMGSIPALGARVEHLTQIDGAMPRLNAVPAGCAFNPRCPDAGPRCKLVRPALVPAGTSAAACLIHDGGVA; this is translated from the coding sequence ATGAGCCAGCCCCTTGCTCTTGAAGTCAAAGATCTTTCGGTGGAGTTTCCGACGCGGCGTGGAACGCTGCAGGCGCTATCGCAGGTCTCTCTCACCATTGCGCGTGGAGAGATCCTCGGCGTCGTTGGCGAATCCGGTGCCGGCAAGTCGATGACTGGCATGTCTGTGCTTGGCCTGCTCGAACCACCCGGCCGCATTTCCGGCGGCGAGATCCGCATCGCCGGCGAGCGGACCGACAATTTGCCGGAAAACCAGATGGCCCGGGTGCGCGGCCGCGTGGTCGGAGCCATCTTCCAGGATCCGCTCACATCGCTCAATCCTTTGTTTTCGGTGGGCCAGCAGCTGGTGGAAACCATCCGCCTGCATGCCGATCTCGACCGCAAGCAGGCGCAGTCTCGGGCGATCGATCTGCTGGAGCAGGTCGGAATTCCAGGGGCAAAGGAGCGTGTCGATCATTATCCTCACCAGTTCTCGGGCGGCATGCGCCAGCGTGTGGTGATTGCCCTTGCACTTGCCGGGAACCCGCAGCTCATCATCGCCGACGAGCCGACGACCGCCCTTGACGTGTCGATCCAGGCGCAGATTACCGCACTGCTCAAGACGCTCTGTCGCGAACAGGGAGCCGGTGTGATGCTTGTCACCCACGATATGGGCGTGATCGCTGAGACGGCCGACAGGGTTGCCGTCATGTATGCCGGTCGCGTGGTCGAGATCGGCTCGGTGGAGGATGTGGTGAACCGCCCCATGCATCCCTACACGCGGGGCCTCATGGGCTCCATCCCGGCACTCGGTGCCCGGGTCGAGCATCTGACGCAGATCGACGGAGCCATGCCCCGACTGAATGCCGTCCCGGCCGGTTGCGCCTTCAATCCGCGCTGCCCAGATGCCGGCCCGCGTTGCAAACTGGTTCGTCCAGCGCTGGTGCCCGCCGGCACCAGCGCGGCGGCTTGCCTGATCCACGACGGAGGTGTTGCATGA
- a CDS encoding amidohydrolase family protein, whose protein sequence is MRWQDLPLGKRPPGRWALSARFVIADLPEGRRLIENGEIVIEADRVIFVGHRFEGEVAARFDMGDAMIGPGFIDLDALSDLDTTVLSMDNQPGWQKGRVWPEDYASRAYEMYSADELTFQKRFAFAQLLLNGITSALPIASLFYRAWGETVAEFEAAADAAEDLGLRVWLGPAYRSGGVILDVDGAMQPFFDEERGMAGLNEAADFAVRVQGTGGGLISGMFAPDRVETSTETLLRETFARADDLDMPVRLHMAQGEMELHTVRRLYGKTAPEWLDGLGLLSPRLIAPHATVATDEDLARYADNGVTVAHCPLVSARHGSALTSFSRLKAMGIRIGMGTDTAPPDMVLNMAVGLMMNRVTSGKGDAGSAAEFYDAATLAGADALKRSDLGRLSIGAKADLAVFTMADPLIAPRIDPVQTLVYGATGRVTKATIVDGRLSMRDGAVAGMDMISARVQAQAQFDRLVACYPERTYRHPPVETIFPPSYPRPEQP, encoded by the coding sequence ATGAGATGGCAGGATCTTCCCCTGGGCAAACGGCCGCCGGGCCGCTGGGCGCTTTCTGCCCGTTTCGTGATTGCCGACCTTCCCGAAGGTCGCCGGCTGATCGAGAACGGTGAAATCGTGATTGAGGCGGACCGGGTGATCTTTGTCGGCCACCGTTTCGAGGGCGAAGTGGCGGCGCGGTTCGACATGGGCGACGCAATGATCGGCCCCGGTTTCATCGATCTCGACGCGTTGTCCGATCTCGACACCACCGTGCTGTCGATGGACAACCAGCCAGGCTGGCAGAAAGGCCGTGTCTGGCCCGAAGATTATGCGTCGCGCGCCTATGAGATGTATTCGGCCGACGAACTCACCTTTCAGAAACGCTTTGCCTTTGCGCAGCTGCTGCTCAACGGCATCACCTCGGCGCTACCGATCGCATCTTTGTTTTACCGTGCGTGGGGTGAGACCGTTGCCGAGTTCGAAGCGGCAGCCGATGCAGCGGAGGATCTCGGCCTGCGGGTCTGGCTGGGACCGGCTTATCGCAGTGGCGGCGTCATTCTGGATGTCGACGGCGCGATGCAACCGTTTTTCGATGAAGAACGAGGCATGGCTGGATTGAACGAAGCGGCTGATTTCGCTGTTCGGGTGCAGGGGACCGGTGGTGGCCTGATTTCCGGGATGTTTGCACCCGATCGGGTGGAAACCTCGACGGAGACTTTGCTGCGCGAAACCTTTGCGCGGGCCGATGACCTCGATATGCCCGTGCGCCTGCACATGGCGCAGGGCGAGATGGAACTTCACACGGTCAGGCGCCTCTACGGCAAAACTGCACCCGAGTGGCTGGATGGCCTGGGGCTGCTCTCACCGCGGCTGATTGCGCCGCATGCCACCGTCGCGACGGACGAGGATCTCGCGCGCTACGCGGACAATGGCGTAACGGTAGCTCACTGTCCGCTGGTGTCTGCCCGTCACGGATCGGCGCTCACATCCTTCTCGCGCCTCAAGGCAATGGGAATCCGCATCGGCATGGGCACGGACACTGCACCGCCCGACATGGTGCTGAACATGGCCGTGGGCCTGATGATGAACAGGGTCACCTCCGGCAAGGGCGATGCCGGCTCCGCTGCCGAATTCTACGATGCGGCGACACTTGCCGGTGCCGACGCCCTCAAGCGGTCGGATCTTGGCCGCCTTTCTATCGGGGCCAAAGCGGATCTTGCCGTATTTACGATGGCCGATCCTCTGATTGCCCCGCGCATCGACCCGGTGCAGACCCTCGTCTATGGGGCGACAGGCCGCGTGACGAAGGCAACCATCGTCGATGGAAGGCTGTCGATGCGCGATGGTGCCGTCGCCGGCATGGACATGATCTCGGCACGCGTACAGGCACAGGCGCAGTTTGACAGGCTGGTCGCATGTTATCCCGAACGAACCTATCGCCATCCGCCCGTCGAGACGATTTTTCCGCCGAGCTATCCCCGTCCGGAGCAGCCATGA
- a CDS encoding ABC transporter permease codes for MIVFLIKRIGNAILVMLAVAFLAFLIFRFLGDPVEMMMNESATQVERDELRARLGLNDGFLVQYGRFVVNAAQGEFGLSWRNQQAVVTLIAERFPATFELVLIATIISLVVGIPLGVFTAIGRGRWWAESLQFSSVIGVSLPSFLVGILLILVFSVSLGWLPGYGRGEVVNLGWWTTGLLTPSGRAALALPALSLSLFQVTLVMRLVRAEMLEILRTDFIKFARARGVPRRPLWFRHALKNCLMPVITLTAMQIGNLIAFALVTETVFQWPGMGMLFMQAVTFVDIPVMAAYLCIVSFIFVALNTVVDIAYAVIDPRLRKA; via the coding sequence ATGATCGTCTTCCTCATCAAGCGGATTGGCAATGCCATTCTCGTGATGCTTGCCGTCGCCTTCCTGGCCTTCCTCATCTTCCGCTTCCTCGGCGATCCCGTGGAAATGATGATGAACGAGAGCGCAACGCAGGTGGAGCGCGACGAATTGCGCGCACGTCTTGGGCTGAACGATGGCTTTCTCGTCCAGTACGGTCGTTTCGTCGTCAATGCCGCGCAAGGCGAATTTGGCCTGTCCTGGCGCAATCAGCAGGCCGTCGTGACGCTGATTGCCGAGCGCTTTCCGGCAACGTTCGAACTGGTGCTGATTGCCACCATCATCTCACTCGTTGTGGGAATTCCGCTCGGCGTGTTTACGGCCATCGGGCGGGGCCGATGGTGGGCGGAGAGCCTTCAGTTTTCGTCTGTCATCGGCGTGTCGCTTCCAAGCTTTCTGGTCGGGATCCTCCTCATCCTTGTCTTTTCCGTGTCACTCGGCTGGCTGCCGGGATACGGACGCGGCGAGGTGGTCAACCTCGGTTGGTGGACAACAGGCTTACTGACCCCATCGGGCCGGGCTGCCCTGGCGCTGCCGGCGCTGTCTCTCTCGCTCTTCCAGGTCACCCTGGTGATGCGCCTCGTGCGGGCAGAGATGCTCGAAATTCTCCGAACGGACTTCATCAAGTTCGCCCGGGCGCGTGGCGTGCCGCGACGGCCTCTCTGGTTCCGGCATGCCCTGAAAAACTGCCTGATGCCGGTCATCACGCTCACCGCCATGCAGATCGGCAATCTCATCGCTTTTGCTCTCGTCACGGAAACGGTTTTCCAATGGCCGGGCATGGGCATGCTGTTCATGCAGGCGGTGACCTTCGTCGATATCCCGGTCATGGCCGCCTATCTGTGCATCGTTTCCTTCATCTTCGTTGCGCTGAACACCGTCGTCGACATCGCTTATGCCGTGATCGACCCGCGGCTGCGCAAAGCCTGA
- a CDS encoding amidohydrolase family protein yields MTDLLIKNTRPMGGETADILIRNGRIDAIGPGLSADGVEVEDGDRRIAIPGLVDAHTHLDKSLLGYPWYRNEVGPRLIDKIDNERAVKREYGLDAHVQSMRQSLQSVSYGTTLIRTHVDVDTDQGVAAIEGVLETRRQLQGIVEIEIVAFPQSGLIRRPGTLEHLDKAMALGADLVGGLDPCGMDRDPKAHLDAIFAIAEKYGKGIDIHLHENAELGAFSMDMIFERIRAHSMQGKVAVSHAFCLAASDWNMTQGLIDTCAELDVPILTTAPPSRDVPSLKRLHAAGVRFGAGVDGFRDTWGPYGNGDMLERAMLLGMKNNLRRDDEVASALYVCTTGGALAMERAGHALEAGGRGDVVLVEGETLAEAVVTHAPRKLVVTAGAVVARDGQSLRARP; encoded by the coding sequence ATGACCGACCTTTTAATCAAGAATACCCGTCCAATGGGTGGCGAGACCGCCGATATCCTCATTCGCAACGGCCGGATTGATGCCATTGGCCCCGGCCTTTCAGCCGACGGCGTCGAGGTGGAAGATGGCGACAGACGGATCGCTATTCCGGGCCTGGTGGACGCGCATACGCATCTCGACAAGTCGCTGCTTGGCTACCCCTGGTACAGGAACGAGGTTGGCCCGCGGTTGATCGACAAGATCGACAACGAGCGCGCCGTGAAACGCGAATATGGTCTTGATGCCCATGTCCAGTCGATGCGCCAGTCGCTGCAGTCGGTGTCCTATGGCACGACGTTGATCCGCACCCATGTCGATGTCGATACCGATCAGGGCGTTGCCGCCATCGAGGGCGTCCTGGAAACGCGGCGCCAGTTGCAAGGCATCGTCGAGATCGAGATCGTCGCATTTCCGCAGTCGGGCCTGATACGCCGGCCGGGCACGCTGGAGCATCTCGACAAGGCGATGGCGCTTGGTGCCGATCTCGTCGGAGGTCTCGACCCCTGCGGCATGGATCGCGATCCGAAGGCGCATCTGGATGCCATATTCGCGATCGCCGAAAAATACGGGAAGGGCATTGATATCCATCTGCATGAAAATGCGGAACTCGGGGCCTTCTCGATGGATATGATCTTTGAACGGATCCGCGCCCATTCCATGCAGGGCAAGGTTGCCGTCAGCCATGCCTTCTGCCTTGCCGCTTCCGACTGGAACATGACGCAGGGACTGATCGACACCTGTGCCGAACTCGACGTTCCGATTCTGACCACGGCGCCGCCATCCCGTGACGTGCCATCCCTCAAGCGCCTGCATGCCGCCGGCGTGCGGTTTGGGGCAGGCGTCGATGGTTTCCGCGATACCTGGGGGCCTTACGGCAATGGCGACATGCTTGAACGCGCCATGCTGCTCGGCATGAAGAACAATCTGCGCCGCGACGATGAGGTGGCAAGTGCGCTTTATGTCTGCACAACCGGCGGTGCGCTCGCCATGGAACGGGCAGGACATGCGCTGGAAGCGGGCGGGCGCGGCGATGTGGTTCTGGTTGAGGGCGAGACGCTGGCCGAAGCCGTGGTGACACACGCGCCGCGGAAGCTTGTGGTGACAGCTGGTGCCGTGGTTGCCCGTGACGGGCAGAGCCTGAGGGCGCGTCCATGA